Proteins from one Flavobacterium branchiarum genomic window:
- a CDS encoding OmpA family protein, which yields MKKKLASVSLLLLSMMAGAQSTAPSATQPTIEKNSYNKWSIELNGGLNKPTRTMSDGYSTSTLNPFHADLGVRYMFSPKFGLKLDFGYDQFQERDNTAPFDTKLLRTSLQGVVNIGRALNFETWTNTIGLLGHGGFGVSQLSADNGFAGKDYMAHGIVGLTGQIRLSNSFALTGDLTGIVNGRQNYNFDGMGQTTTSSFDGILLNASVGLTFYLGKNQKHADWHSEDNDRLRKLEDRVNTLETGLIDTDKDGVADFYDLEPNTVSGVAVNTKGQSIDTNQNGVPDELESYLDKTYAKKGSETATNNTVEELINGGYVNVYFDFNSSKPTNASLSGVDFLVKYLKNNPGKSADIIGYSDEIGSSSYNTELSRKRAEAVKKVATNAGIDASRLNVIANGEDTSVNKNSKEARQIVRRVTFKVK from the coding sequence ATGAAAAAGAAATTAGCATCCGTATCACTTTTATTACTGTCTATGATGGCAGGTGCGCAAAGCACAGCACCAAGTGCTACACAACCTACAATTGAAAAAAATTCGTACAACAAATGGTCTATCGAATTAAATGGTGGTTTAAACAAACCAACCAGAACAATGAGCGATGGATATTCTACATCTACACTTAACCCTTTTCACGCAGATTTAGGTGTGCGTTATATGTTTAGTCCTAAATTTGGTTTAAAATTAGATTTTGGTTACGATCAATTTCAAGAACGTGATAACACTGCTCCTTTTGACACCAAATTATTAAGAACAAGCTTGCAAGGGGTTGTGAACATTGGTAGAGCTTTAAACTTCGAGACTTGGACTAATACTATTGGTTTATTAGGACATGGTGGTTTTGGAGTATCTCAATTAAGCGCTGATAATGGTTTTGCTGGAAAAGACTATATGGCTCACGGAATTGTTGGTCTTACTGGACAAATTAGATTAAGCAACAGTTTTGCTTTAACTGGTGACCTTACTGGAATTGTTAATGGTAGACAAAACTATAACTTTGACGGAATGGGACAAACAACAACTAGTTCATTTGATGGAATATTATTAAATGCTTCTGTTGGTTTAACTTTCTACTTAGGTAAAAATCAAAAACATGCTGACTGGCATTCAGAAGATAATGATAGATTAAGAAAATTAGAAGACAGAGTTAATACATTAGAAACTGGTCTTATCGATACTGATAAAGATGGTGTTGCTGATTTTTATGATTTAGAGCCTAATACTGTTTCTGGTGTTGCTGTAAACACTAAAGGACAATCTATTGATACTAATCAAAATGGTGTTCCAGATGAGTTAGAAAGCTATTTAGATAAAACATATGCTAAAAAAGGAAGTGAAACTGCAACAAACAATACTGTTGAAGAATTGATTAACGGAGGATACGTAAATGTATATTTCGATTTTAATTCATCTAAACCAACAAATGCTTCTTTATCTGGTGTTGACTTTTTAGTTAAATACTTGAAAAATAATCCTGGTAAATCTGCAGATATCATTGGATATTCTGACGAAATCGGAAGTTCAAGTTACAATACTGAATTATCAAGAAAAAGAGCTGAAGCTGTGAAAAAAGTAGCTACAAATGCTGGAATTGATGCTTCTAGATTAAATGTAATTGCTAACGGTGAAGATACTTCTGTGAACAAAAATTCTAAAGAAGCACGTCAAATCGTAAGAAGAGTAACTTTTAAAGTTAAATAA
- a CDS encoding M20 family metallo-hydrolase, which translates to MKNIETLQQEAIALLKSLIETPSFSSEEDQTALLIENWFNQNEIPFKRENNNVWAFNKYFDEKKPTLLLNSHHDTVKPNQAYKNDPFQAIVKDGKLFGLGSNDAGGCLVSLLATFVHFYNNEKLPYNLVIVASAEEESSGKNGLNSVLQHLPELDCAIVGEPTLMQLAVAEKGLLVLDVKVKGTASHAAHQNDDNSLYNAIPVMEWFRNYKYDKISDVLGPVKMTVTQINAGKQHNVVPSECDLVVDIRVTDCYSNTEILEVVKANVKAEVTPRSMHLNASSIPIAHALVQAGIALGRTTYGSPTLSDQSVLSCQSLKLGPGETLRSHSADEFIFINEIEEGIELYIKILTDFFKL; encoded by the coding sequence ATGAAAAATATAGAAACGCTCCAGCAAGAAGCAATAGCATTATTAAAAAGTTTAATCGAAACTCCTTCATTTTCAAGCGAAGAAGATCAAACAGCTCTTTTAATAGAAAACTGGTTCAATCAAAACGAAATCCCTTTTAAGAGAGAAAACAATAATGTATGGGCTTTCAATAAATATTTTGATGAAAAGAAACCAACACTTTTACTTAATTCACACCATGATACAGTAAAACCAAACCAAGCATATAAAAACGATCCATTTCAAGCAATTGTAAAAGATGGCAAATTATTTGGATTAGGAAGTAATGATGCAGGAGGCTGTCTGGTTTCGTTATTGGCAACATTTGTTCATTTTTATAACAACGAAAAATTACCGTATAATTTGGTAATTGTAGCTTCTGCAGAAGAAGAAAGTAGCGGAAAGAATGGATTAAATAGCGTTTTACAGCATTTACCAGAATTGGATTGTGCCATTGTAGGAGAGCCAACCTTGATGCAATTGGCAGTAGCCGAAAAAGGATTGTTGGTGCTAGATGTGAAGGTAAAAGGAACTGCAAGTCATGCGGCGCATCAAAATGATGATAACTCCTTATACAATGCTATTCCTGTAATGGAATGGTTTAGAAACTATAAATACGATAAGATATCAGATGTTTTAGGACCAGTTAAAATGACTGTAACCCAAATAAACGCTGGTAAACAACATAATGTAGTGCCTTCAGAATGTGATTTGGTGGTAGATATTCGTGTGACGGATTGTTACTCAAATACAGAAATTCTAGAAGTAGTAAAAGCCAATGTAAAAGCCGAAGTTACACCGCGATCGATGCATCTTAATGCATCTTCAATTCCAATTGCGCATGCTTTGGTACAAGCCGGAATCGCTTTAGGAAGAACAACGTACGGTTCACCAACGCTTTCTGATCAATCAGTTTTAAGCTGTCAGTCATTAAAATTAGGACCAGGAGAAACATTACGATCACATTCGGCAGATGAATTTATCTTTATCAACGAAATTGAAGAAGGAATCGAATTGTATATCAAAATACTAACAGATTTTTTTAAACTATAA
- a CDS encoding DUF808 domain-containing protein, with amino-acid sequence MASGFFVILDDIAAIMDDVAVMSKVAVKKTAGILGDDLAVNAEKASGFASSRELPVLWAIGKGSFINKLIILPIAFLLSAFFPVAIIVILVLGGLFLAYEGAEKIFEFFFPHKHEKVEVADRVFSEEDALAVEKEKVKSAIVTDFILSVEIVIIALGTVIGKPILSQIIVVSIIAIVATIGVYGLVALIVRMDEFGLKLIQHSKKERSLSRTIGNLLVKALPKVIQSLSVIGTIALLLVAGGIFVHNIEFFHHLTPWLPSVVKDFIIGLVMGFLVLGIVTVIKKMIPKKEVAE; translated from the coding sequence ATGGCATCAGGTTTTTTCGTTATATTAGATGATATTGCAGCAATTATGGATGATGTTGCAGTAATGAGTAAAGTTGCAGTTAAAAAGACAGCAGGTATCTTAGGAGATGATTTGGCTGTTAATGCCGAAAAAGCTTCTGGGTTTGCTTCCTCAAGAGAACTTCCAGTATTATGGGCAATTGGTAAAGGCTCGTTTATTAATAAGTTAATTATTTTACCAATAGCATTTTTACTTAGTGCTTTTTTTCCGGTAGCAATTATAGTAATCTTAGTTTTAGGAGGATTATTTTTAGCTTATGAAGGAGCAGAGAAAATATTTGAATTTTTCTTTCCACACAAGCATGAAAAAGTTGAGGTTGCAGATAGAGTTTTCTCTGAAGAAGATGCTTTAGCAGTTGAAAAAGAAAAAGTAAAATCAGCAATTGTAACCGATTTTATTTTATCAGTAGAAATAGTAATTATTGCACTAGGAACGGTAATAGGAAAACCTATTTTATCGCAAATTATTGTTGTGTCGATTATTGCAATAGTTGCAACAATTGGAGTTTACGGGCTAGTCGCACTTATTGTTAGAATGGATGAGTTTGGTTTAAAACTGATTCAACATAGTAAAAAAGAACGTAGTTTGTCAAGAACTATAGGGAATCTATTAGTGAAAGCACTTCCAAAAGTTATTCAGAGTTTATCAGTAATTGGTACGATAGCTTTACTATTAGTTGCTGGTGGAATATTTGTGCATAATATTGAATTTTTCCATCACTTAACACCTTGGTTGCCTTCTGTAGTAAAAGATTTTATTATCGGACTTGTTATGGGGTTTCTGGTATTAGGAATAGTAACCGTAATCAAAAAAATGATTCCAAAAAAAGAAGTGGCAGAATAA
- the argH gene encoding argininosuccinate lyase, which translates to MKLWEKGIPTDKQIEQFTVGNDRELDLVLAKYDALGSIAHAKMLGQIGLLTADETNSLVDALNEIIADVEKGNFVIEDSFEDVHSKIEYLLTVKLGDAGKKIHTARSRNDQVLVDVHLYLKDEVKALKEQVKSLFDLLMESAEKHQNVLLPGYTHLQIAMPSSFGMWFSAYAESLIDDITMLNAAGKIVDQNPLGSAAGYGSSFPINRTFTTKELGFETLKYNAVAAQMSRGKAEKTLAFAMSSVAATLSKFAMDVCLYMSQNFDFISLPSHLTTGSSIMPHKKNPDVFELIRGKCNKIQALPYEITLITNNLPSGYHRDLQLLKEGLFPAIQNLKACLDIAIFSIKDIAVKDRILEDKKYDYLFTVDTLNEMVVAGMPFRDAYKEVAEQLEKGTFKSPKETKHTHEGSINNLCLEAIKDKMKSSY; encoded by the coding sequence ATGAAACTTTGGGAAAAAGGAATACCAACAGATAAGCAAATTGAGCAATTTACAGTTGGAAATGATAGAGAACTTGATTTGGTCTTGGCAAAATACGATGCATTAGGATCAATTGCACATGCAAAAATGTTAGGTCAAATTGGGCTTTTAACTGCAGATGAAACCAATTCATTAGTTGATGCTTTAAACGAAATTATAGCCGATGTTGAAAAAGGAAATTTCGTAATCGAAGATAGTTTTGAAGATGTACATTCCAAAATCGAATATTTACTAACAGTGAAATTAGGCGATGCAGGAAAGAAAATCCATACGGCACGTTCTCGTAACGACCAAGTTTTGGTTGATGTACATTTGTATCTAAAAGATGAGGTGAAGGCATTAAAAGAACAAGTAAAAAGTCTTTTTGACTTGTTAATGGAATCTGCAGAGAAACATCAGAATGTATTATTGCCAGGATACACACACTTACAAATTGCAATGCCATCGTCATTCGGAATGTGGTTTTCGGCTTATGCAGAAAGTCTTATCGATGATATTACAATGCTAAATGCAGCTGGTAAAATTGTAGATCAAAATCCATTAGGATCAGCAGCAGGTTACGGAAGTTCGTTTCCAATAAATAGAACATTTACAACAAAAGAACTAGGTTTCGAAACTTTAAAATACAATGCAGTTGCGGCGCAAATGAGTCGTGGTAAAGCAGAGAAAACATTAGCATTTGCTATGAGTAGCGTTGCAGCAACATTGTCTAAATTTGCCATGGATGTTTGTTTGTATATGAGTCAGAATTTTGATTTTATCAGCTTACCATCACATCTTACAACGGGTTCGAGCATTATGCCACATAAAAAGAACCCAGATGTGTTTGAGTTAATTCGTGGTAAATGCAATAAGATTCAAGCATTACCATATGAAATCACTTTAATTACAAATAATTTACCAAGTGGTTATCATAGAGATTTACAACTTTTAAAGGAAGGATTGTTTCCAGCAATTCAAAATCTAAAGGCTTGTTTAGATATTGCAATTTTCTCTATAAAAGACATAGCAGTAAAAGATCGCATCTTAGAAGATAAAAAATATGATTATTTATTTACAGTAGATACATTAAATGAAATGGTTGTTGCAGGAATGCCTTTTAGAGATGCTTATAAAGAAGTTGCAGAACAACTTGAAAAAGGTACTTTTAAGTCACCAAAAGAAACAAAACATACACACGAAGGAAGTATTAATAATTTGTGTTTAGAAGCTATAAAAGATAAGATGAAGAGCTCTTATTAA
- the clpB gene encoding ATP-dependent chaperone ClpB: MNINKFTIKSQEAIQLSQQLAQQNGQQQIENEHIFKAIFEVDENVAPFILKKLNVNVPLFLQILDSTIQSFPKVSGGDILLSRDANKALNEAEIIAQKMNDEYVSIEHLILAIFESKSKVAQILKDQGVTGKGLKAAIEELRKGERVTSASAEETYNSLNKYAKNLNELARTGKLDPVIGRDEEIRRVLQILTRRTKNNPMLIGEPGVGKTAIAEGLAHRIVDGDVPENLKDKIVFSLDMGALIAGAKYKGEFEERLKSVVKEVTAAEGDIVLFIDEIHTLVGAGGGEGAMDAANILKPALARGELRAIGATTLDEYQKYFEKDKALERRFQKILIDEPDTESAISILRGIKEKYETHHKVQIKDEAIIAAVELSQRYITNRFLPDKAIDLMDEAASKLRMEINSKPEELDVLDRKIMQLEIEIEAIKRENDESKLKVLHMDLANLKEERNEIYAKWKSEKDVVDGVQAVKLEIEDFKHEAERAERNGDYGKVAEIRYGKIKEAQERLDVLLKQLQEYQSGNSLIKEEVTREDIAEVVAKWTGVPVTKMLKTEREKLLHLEDELHKRVVGQEEAIEAVSDAVRRSRAGLQDMKKPVGTFLFLGTTGVGKTELAKALAEYLFDDENAMTRIDMSEYQERHSVSRLVGAPPGYVGYDEGGQLTEAVRRKPYSVVLLDEIEKAHPDTFNILLQVLDEGRLTDNKGRLADFKNTIIIMTSNMGSQIIQEKFENLKGGIEEVTEAAKVEVLGLLKQTVRPEFINRIDEIVLFPPLTVDNITQIVGLQLKSVTKMLALQGITMDATPEAIAYLSDKGFDPQFGARPVKRVIQRDVLNQLSKEILAGKITTDSIILLDAFDGKLVFRNQTQEVTQ; the protein is encoded by the coding sequence ATGAACATAAATAAATTTACAATCAAATCGCAAGAAGCTATTCAGCTCTCTCAGCAGTTGGCTCAACAAAATGGTCAACAGCAAATAGAGAATGAACACATCTTCAAAGCTATTTTTGAAGTTGATGAAAATGTAGCGCCATTTATTTTGAAAAAACTCAATGTAAATGTGCCTTTATTTCTTCAAATTCTTGATAGCACAATACAGAGCTTTCCGAAAGTTTCGGGAGGAGATATATTGCTTTCCAGAGATGCGAATAAAGCATTAAATGAAGCAGAGATTATAGCACAAAAAATGAACGATGAATATGTTTCAATCGAACATTTAATACTTGCTATTTTTGAATCAAAAAGTAAGGTTGCTCAGATTTTAAAAGATCAAGGAGTAACAGGTAAAGGCTTAAAAGCCGCTATAGAAGAATTACGTAAAGGAGAACGTGTAACTTCAGCATCAGCCGAAGAGACTTATAACTCCTTAAATAAATACGCTAAAAACTTAAATGAATTAGCACGTACAGGTAAGTTAGATCCTGTTATTGGTCGTGATGAAGAAATCCGACGCGTATTACAGATTCTAACTCGTAGAACCAAGAACAATCCAATGTTAATTGGTGAGCCTGGAGTTGGTAAAACAGCTATTGCCGAAGGTTTAGCACACCGAATTGTTGATGGTGACGTACCTGAGAACTTAAAAGATAAAATTGTTTTCTCATTAGATATGGGAGCTTTAATTGCCGGTGCAAAATACAAAGGTGAATTTGAGGAACGATTGAAATCGGTAGTTAAAGAGGTTACTGCAGCCGAAGGTGATATTGTTTTATTTATTGACGAGATTCATACACTTGTAGGAGCAGGTGGAGGTGAAGGAGCTATGGACGCTGCTAACATCTTAAAACCAGCCTTGGCACGTGGAGAATTAAGAGCTATTGGTGCTACGACTTTAGATGAGTATCAAAAATATTTTGAGAAAGATAAAGCGCTGGAACGTCGTTTCCAAAAAATTCTAATCGACGAGCCAGATACAGAAAGTGCTATTTCGATTTTACGTGGAATTAAAGAAAAATATGAAACGCATCATAAAGTTCAGATAAAAGACGAAGCAATTATTGCAGCTGTTGAACTTTCACAACGTTATATTACCAATCGTTTCTTGCCAGACAAGGCGATTGACTTAATGGATGAGGCAGCTTCAAAATTGCGTATGGAGATCAATTCAAAACCTGAGGAATTAGATGTTTTGGATCGAAAAATAATGCAATTAGAAATTGAGATAGAAGCCATAAAACGTGAAAATGATGAAAGCAAGCTGAAAGTGCTTCATATGGATTTGGCTAATCTGAAAGAAGAGCGAAATGAAATCTACGCCAAATGGAAATCTGAAAAAGATGTAGTAGATGGAGTTCAAGCTGTAAAATTAGAAATAGAAGATTTTAAACATGAAGCAGAACGAGCAGAACGTAATGGAGATTACGGTAAAGTAGCCGAAATTCGTTACGGAAAAATAAAAGAAGCTCAAGAAAGACTGGATGTTTTATTGAAACAATTACAAGAGTATCAATCTGGTAATTCTTTGATTAAAGAAGAAGTTACAAGAGAAGATATTGCCGAAGTAGTTGCAAAATGGACAGGAGTTCCAGTTACAAAAATGCTTAAAACAGAAAGAGAAAAACTCTTACATCTGGAAGATGAATTGCATAAACGTGTAGTTGGTCAAGAAGAAGCTATTGAAGCAGTAAGTGATGCTGTAAGACGAAGCAGAGCTGGTTTACAAGATATGAAAAAACCGGTAGGTACATTCCTTTTCTTAGGAACTACGGGAGTTGGTAAAACAGAGCTTGCTAAAGCATTAGCAGAATATCTTTTTGATGACGAAAATGCTATGACCAGAATTGATATGAGTGAATATCAAGAAAGACATAGTGTAAGTAGATTAGTTGGTGCACCTCCAGGATATGTAGGATACGATGAGGGTGGACAATTAACAGAAGCAGTACGTAGAAAACCGTATTCAGTAGTGCTGTTAGATGAGATTGAAAAAGCGCACCCAGATACGTTTAATATTTTATTACAAGTATTAGATGAAGGTCGATTAACAGACAATAAAGGACGTTTGGCCGACTTTAAAAATACAATTATTATCATGACTTCAAATATGGGAAGTCAGATTATACAAGAAAAATTTGAAAACTTGAAAGGTGGTATTGAAGAGGTAACAGAAGCGGCAAAAGTAGAAGTACTTGGGTTGTTGAAACAAACGGTTCGTCCGGAGTTCATTAACCGTATTGACGAAATTGTGTTGTTCCCACCTTTAACAGTAGATAATATTACGCAAATTGTTGGTTTGCAATTAAAAAGTGTTACAAAAATGTTGGCTTTGCAAGGAATTACAATGGATGCAACTCCAGAAGCAATTGCTTATTTATCGGATAAAGGATTTGATCCACAATTCGGTGCAAGACCTGTAAAACGTGTAATACAAAGAGATGTTTTAAATCAATTGTCAAAAGAAATTTTGGCCGGTAAAATAACTACAGATAGTATTATTTTGCTAGATGCATTTGATGGTAAATTGGTTTTTAGAAACCAAACACAAGAAGTGACCCAATAA
- the ytxJ gene encoding bacillithiol system redox-active protein YtxJ — protein MSFLSSLFGDSDQNKPAETKINWIPLTGLDQLDQIVTESKDKQILIFKHSTRCSISKMALKQFEREFDLDTKVKAYFLDLIAYRDISNEIASRFDVIHQSPQLLLIKDGKCVYHVSHSDIDAEALKSKV, from the coding sequence ATGAGTTTTCTATCATCATTATTTGGAGATTCTGACCAAAATAAACCAGCAGAAACAAAAATAAACTGGATTCCTTTAACAGGTTTAGATCAATTAGACCAAATTGTAACAGAATCTAAAGATAAGCAAATTCTTATATTTAAACACAGTACTCGATGCAGTATTAGTAAAATGGCGTTAAAACAATTTGAAAGGGAATTTGATTTGGACACTAAAGTTAAGGCTTATTTCCTTGACTTAATAGCTTATCGTGATATATCTAATGAAATAGCTTCGCGTTTTGATGTTATTCATCAATCACCGCAATTATTACTTATTAAAGACGGAAAATGTGTATATCATGTTTCTCATAGCGACATTGATGCTGAAGCATTAAAAAGTAAAGTCTAA
- a CDS encoding carbon-nitrogen hydrolase, with translation MPNKKYKIAVIQLNLNDVAENNLKKCISWVKDAANKGAEVILLPELYSSHYFCQSEDVDNFALAEPLYSTSFIAFSALAKELGVVIIVPFFEKRMAGIYHNSAYIIDTDGTEAGLYRKMHIPDDPHFYEKFYFTPGDLGFQAIETKKGKIGTLICWDQWYPEAARITALKGAEVLFYPTAIGWHPKEKEQYGENQYGAWMNVMKGHAVANGVFVAAANRIGLEQYIDGTDGIQFWGASFIAGPQGEILAQASHDKEEILIAEVDLDLQENVRQNWPFFRDRRIDAFGDITKRAID, from the coding sequence ATGCCGAATAAAAAATATAAAATAGCCGTTATCCAGTTAAATCTGAATGATGTTGCCGAAAATAATCTTAAAAAATGTATCAGTTGGGTAAAAGATGCAGCTAATAAAGGGGCTGAAGTAATCTTATTACCAGAGCTATATAGTAGTCATTATTTTTGCCAAAGTGAAGATGTAGACAATTTTGCATTAGCAGAACCATTATACAGTACTTCGTTTATTGCTTTTAGTGCTTTGGCTAAAGAATTAGGAGTGGTTATTATTGTTCCTTTCTTCGAAAAAAGAATGGCTGGAATATATCATAATAGCGCTTATATTATAGACACAGACGGAACTGAAGCAGGATTATACCGTAAGATGCACATTCCAGATGATCCACATTTTTATGAAAAATTCTATTTTACTCCAGGAGATTTAGGTTTTCAAGCAATTGAAACAAAAAAAGGAAAAATAGGAACACTAATCTGTTGGGATCAATGGTATCCAGAAGCAGCACGTATTACGGCTTTAAAAGGAGCAGAAGTATTGTTTTATCCAACAGCGATTGGATGGCATCCAAAAGAAAAAGAGCAATACGGAGAAAATCAGTATGGAGCTTGGATGAATGTAATGAAAGGGCATGCTGTTGCTAATGGTGTATTTGTGGCTGCAGCTAATAGAATTGGTTTAGAGCAATATATCGATGGTACAGATGGAATTCAATTTTGGGGAGCTTCATTTATAGCTGGGCCCCAAGGAGAGATTTTAGCGCAAGCTTCTCACGATAAAGAAGAAATTTTAATTGCAGAGGTTGATTTGGATTTACAAGAAAATGTACGTCAGAACTGGCCATTTTTTAGAGACAGAAGAATCGACGCTTTTGGAGATATTACCAAAAGAGCAATCGACTAA
- a CDS encoding agmatine deiminase family protein, whose translation MTTNNRIFPAEWEKQQGVVLCFPHNGKDWPGKYEAVQWAFVEFIKKVAAHEIVFLVVADEDLKAKVNDMLERAHVALKNVTYIIHKTNRSWMRDSGPIVVKNGDKREALNFNFNGWAKYKNFQLDKFVPAKVAAVLDIPVTQVMYKGKPVIVEGGAIDVNGRGTLLTSEECLMHPTIQVRNPGFTKEDYEAVFKEYLGVTNVIWLGDGIEGDDTHGHIDDLCRFVNEDTIVTIVETDSNDSNYKPLQDNLKRLQNAKLENGKSPVIVALPMPKRVDFEDLRLPASYANFLILNNCVLVPTFNDSNDRVALNILSECFPDREVIGISCVDFIWGFGTLHCLSQQIPA comes from the coding sequence ATGACGACGAATAATAGGATATTTCCCGCAGAATGGGAAAAACAGCAAGGAGTTGTATTGTGTTTTCCTCATAATGGTAAAGATTGGCCAGGTAAATACGAAGCAGTTCAATGGGCTTTTGTAGAATTTATAAAAAAAGTAGCTGCACATGAAATTGTTTTTTTGGTAGTTGCCGATGAAGATTTGAAAGCAAAAGTTAATGACATGCTTGAAAGAGCACATGTAGCTTTAAAGAATGTTACTTATATCATTCATAAAACCAACAGAAGCTGGATGCGTGATTCAGGACCAATTGTTGTTAAAAATGGAGATAAAAGAGAAGCTTTAAACTTTAATTTTAATGGTTGGGCAAAATACAAGAACTTTCAGTTAGATAAGTTTGTACCTGCAAAAGTAGCTGCGGTTTTGGATATTCCAGTAACTCAGGTTATGTATAAAGGAAAGCCAGTTATTGTTGAGGGTGGTGCTATTGATGTAAACGGAAGAGGAACATTGTTAACTTCAGAAGAATGTTTGATGCATCCAACGATTCAAGTTCGTAATCCAGGTTTTACCAAAGAAGATTATGAAGCTGTTTTTAAAGAATATCTTGGAGTTACCAATGTAATATGGCTAGGAGACGGAATAGAAGGGGATGATACGCATGGACATATCGATGATTTATGTCGTTTTGTTAATGAAGATACTATTGTAACCATCGTAGAAACGGATTCTAATGATTCTAACTACAAGCCTTTACAGGATAATTTAAAGAGATTACAAAACGCGAAGCTTGAAAACGGGAAATCTCCTGTAATTGTTGCTTTGCCAATGCCAAAAAGAGTCGATTTTGAAGATTTAAGATTGCCAGCAAGTTATGCTAATTTCTTAATTTTGAATAACTGTGTTTTGGTTCCTACATTTAACGATAGTAATGATCGCGTAGCGCTTAATATTCTTTCAGAATGTTTTCCAGATCGTGAAGTAATCGGAATTAGTTGTGTGGACTTTATTTGGGGGTTTGGAACATTACATTGCTTAAGTCAACAAATTCCAGCTTAA
- a CDS encoding DUF2157 domain-containing protein translates to MAQFEEEATQKLFDKKLISEEQFVQVKAYRSLGIFSLHNELKLFLYLSVLLFTTGIGILIYQNIDTIGHIAILSLLLIVTVVCFYFCFKNSKGFQRGESSFENPVLQYLVLAATILSCIFVGYIQFQYELFGAHYGLATLVPTIISFFCAYYFDNKSVLTIAVTGLAAYIGLSVSPQTLLNNNFYTTDTLSYSAIILGGLLIVWTIYSTRINLKTHFNFIYLTYALHLISIAVINNLYQDYWLIFMIVLGASTYYFYKISYQIPAISLFVFTIIYAYIGINIVVFKFLEFIDASDFYEVVVFLAPFYVIGSIILFIKLIKNFNKQKANDSIR, encoded by the coding sequence ATGGCACAATTTGAAGAAGAGGCAACTCAAAAGCTTTTTGATAAAAAGTTAATTAGCGAAGAACAATTCGTACAGGTAAAAGCCTATCGTAGTTTAGGGATTTTCTCTTTACATAACGAACTAAAGCTGTTTTTATATCTCTCAGTATTATTATTTACTACAGGAATTGGAATTTTAATTTACCAGAACATTGATACAATAGGCCATATAGCCATTTTGTCTTTGTTATTAATTGTTACAGTAGTTTGTTTTTATTTTTGTTTTAAAAACTCAAAAGGATTCCAAAGAGGAGAGTCGAGTTTTGAAAATCCAGTATTACAATATTTAGTTCTCGCAGCAACAATTTTGAGTTGTATTTTTGTGGGATATATTCAGTTTCAATATGAACTATTCGGAGCACATTATGGTTTGGCTACATTAGTACCTACAATCATCAGTTTCTTTTGTGCCTATTATTTTGATAATAAAAGTGTGTTAACAATCGCTGTAACAGGTTTAGCCGCTTACATTGGCCTTTCGGTAAGTCCGCAAACTTTGCTGAATAATAATTTCTATACCACAGACACCTTAAGTTACTCGGCAATCATATTAGGTGGTTTATTAATTGTTTGGACTATTTATAGTACAAGGATTAATTTAAAAACGCATTTCAATTTTATATATCTTACCTATGCTTTACATTTAATTAGTATTGCTGTTATCAATAATTTATATCAAGATTATTGGTTGATTTTTATGATTGTCTTAGGGGCTTCAACTTATTATTTCTATAAGATAAGCTATCAAATCCCAGCAATTTCATTATTTGTATTTACTATTATATACGCCTATATCGGGATTAATATTGTCGTCTTTAAATTTTTAGAGTTTATAGATGCTTCTGATTTTTATGAGGTGGTAGTGTTTTTAGCTCCTTTTTATGTAATAGGATCTATTATTTTATTTATCAAATTAATTAAAAACTTCAATAAACAAAAAGCAAATGATAGTATACGATAA